A region of Deinococcota bacterium DNA encodes the following proteins:
- a CDS encoding CofH family radical SAM protein: MNPVATATSGRRLVADEALALYRLPLFDLAAAAHAARLVGTDPEVVSYLIDRNINYSNVCNVGCAFCGFYRTRRQAGAYTLSFEAISAKIRELEAVRGSRILMQGGVNPYLEFSWYLELLKHVKANHPSIRVEAFSPEEIRGMSRLTGMTTLEVLQELQGAGLDGLPGGGGELLVDAVRHAKHVSPARIGADEWLRVMGEAQSLGLYTTATMVIGFGETLEQRVASMLRVRERQDESLAAYGNGFSAFISWTLQTKGVRIGGKAPGAGAHEYLQNLAVSRLVVDNVPNYQASWPTMGYKVAQTALFFGANDFGSTMLEENVVSQAGASHQSVSEREIVRNIVDAGFVPVQRDSLYKVIHRPDVEATLAAKPEIDFGALPATG, translated from the coding sequence ATGAATCCCGTCGCCACCGCCACCTCGGGACGGCGCCTCGTCGCCGACGAGGCCCTGGCGCTCTACAGGCTGCCGCTCTTCGACCTCGCGGCCGCCGCGCACGCCGCGCGCCTCGTCGGCACCGACCCCGAAGTGGTCAGCTACCTCATCGACCGCAACATCAACTACTCGAACGTCTGCAACGTGGGCTGCGCCTTTTGCGGCTTCTACCGGACGCGCCGCCAGGCGGGCGCCTACACCCTCTCTTTCGAAGCGATAAGCGCCAAGATCAGGGAGCTCGAGGCCGTCCGCGGCAGCCGCATCCTCATGCAGGGCGGCGTCAACCCCTACCTCGAGTTCTCCTGGTACCTCGAGCTCTTGAAGCACGTCAAGGCCAACCACCCGAGCATCCGCGTCGAGGCCTTCAGCCCCGAGGAGATCAGGGGCATGAGCAGGCTCACCGGCATGACCACGCTCGAGGTCCTCCAGGAACTCCAGGGCGCCGGCCTGGACGGCCTGCCCGGCGGCGGTGGCGAGCTGCTGGTGGACGCGGTGCGCCACGCGAAACACGTCTCGCCCGCGCGCATAGGCGCGGACGAGTGGCTGCGCGTCATGGGCGAGGCGCAGTCGCTGGGCCTCTACACCACCGCCACCATGGTGATCGGCTTTGGTGAGACCTTGGAGCAGCGCGTGGCGAGCATGCTGCGGGTGCGCGAGCGGCAAGATGAGTCGCTGGCGGCATACGGCAACGGCTTCTCGGCCTTCATCTCCTGGACGCTTCAGACCAAAGGGGTGCGCATAGGCGGCAAGGCGCCCGGTGCGGGCGCGCACGAGTACCTGCAGAACCTGGCCGTCAGCCGCCTGGTGGTGGACAACGTCCCCAACTACCAGGCTTCCTGGCCGACGATGGGCTACAAGGTCGCGCAGACCGCGCTCTTTTTCGGCGCCAACGACTTCGGCTCCACCATGCTCGAGGAGAACGTCGTCTCCCAGGCCGGTGCCAGCCACCAGAGTGTCAGCGAGCGCGAGATCGTCCGCAACATCGTGGACGCCGGCTTCGTCCCTGTGCAGCGCGACAGCCTCTACAAGGTCATCCACAGGCCGGACGTCGAGGCCACCCTGGCGGCCAAGCCGGAAATCGACTTCGGGGCCTTGCCCGCCACTGGTTAG
- a CDS encoding Uma2 family endonuclease translates to MSLTAQRQQTQSRRFTVDEFHRMAEVGIFTEDDRVELVEGEIITMTPVGSRHAACVKRFLRELPGQLAGRALLDAQNPIELSDESELYPDVVLLKPRRDAYEAANPTSRDVFLVVEVSDTTLAHDQRSKVPIYAREGVAEVWVVDLAGEKVWVYRRPGRDGYQEMRAFARGETLGVHELPDTTFGVDDILG, encoded by the coding sequence GTGAGCCTGACAGCACAAAGGCAGCAGACCCAGAGCCGCCGTTTCACGGTGGACGAGTTTCACCGCATGGCCGAGGTGGGCATCTTTACCGAGGACGACCGGGTGGAACTCGTCGAGGGAGAGATCATCACCATGACACCTGTCGGCAGCAGACACGCCGCTTGCGTCAAAAGGTTCCTGCGTGAGTTGCCGGGGCAACTGGCCGGACGAGCCCTGCTCGATGCCCAGAATCCCATTGAACTTTCGGACGAGAGCGAACTGTATCCAGATGTCGTGCTCCTGAAGCCAAGGCGAGATGCCTACGAGGCAGCGAACCCTACCTCGCGAGACGTCTTTTTGGTCGTTGAAGTGTCCGACACCACGCTCGCCCATGACCAGAGAAGCAAAGTCCCCATCTATGCCAGAGAGGGCGTTGCCGAGGTCTGGGTGGTCGATCTGGCGGGGGAGAAGGTCTGGGTCTACCGCCGGCCTGGCAGGGACGGTTATCAGGAGATGCGCGCTTTTGCCAGGGGGGAAACCCTTGGCGTTCACGAACTGCCTGACACCACGTTCGGTGTAGACGACATTCTGGGTTGA
- the trxA gene encoding thioredoxin: MSQATVEFTDTNFAAETTEGLVLVDFWAPWCGPCRMVGPVIEELAGDYQGKIKVGKLNTDENPTVAMKFRVMSIPTVILFKDGEPIETMIGAQPKRAYEARLEKYVAQTVS, encoded by the coding sequence ATGTCACAAGCGACCGTTGAATTTACCGATACCAACTTTGCAGCCGAGACGACCGAAGGTCTGGTCCTGGTGGACTTCTGGGCGCCCTGGTGCGGGCCCTGCCGCATGGTCGGTCCGGTCATCGAGGAACTCGCCGGCGACTACCAGGGCAAGATCAAGGTGGGCAAGCTCAATACCGACGAGAACCCCACCGTCGCCATGAAGTTCCGGGTGATGAGCATTCCCACCGTCATCCTCTTCAAGGACGGCGAGCCCATCGAGACGATGATCGGCGCCCAACCCAAGCGCGCTTACGAGGCGAGGCTGGAAAAGTACGTCGCGCAAACCGTCAGCTAG
- a CDS encoding calcium/sodium antiporter: MDALTLLLFGLGLVLLVGGAELLVRGASGLAATIGISPLVIGLTVVAFGTSAPETAVSVQSALLGQADLAVGNVVGSNIFNVLFILGLSALVTPLVVSRQLVRADVPVMIGVSLLLLVLAWNGSLSRLEGLVLFSGALLYTLLAVRQGRKSGNEAAQAAGSETRTPWALPRQLAAVVGGLFLLVLGSRWLVSGAVAIASALGVSELIIGLTVVAAGTSLPEVATSVIASLRGERDIAVGNVVGSNIFNVLLVLGLASLVAPSGIPVPAAVLAFDLPIMIATALACLPIFFTGYRIDRWEGGLFLAYYLAYISYLIMTVTGHAALPLFSAAMLFFVLPLTFLTLAVVSWRALGARDHSSR; encoded by the coding sequence GTGGACGCGCTGACGCTGCTGCTCTTCGGCCTTGGTCTGGTCCTGCTGGTCGGCGGCGCGGAACTGCTCGTGCGCGGCGCGTCGGGGCTGGCCGCGACCATCGGCATCTCGCCGCTGGTCATCGGGCTGACGGTGGTGGCCTTTGGCACCAGTGCGCCCGAGACGGCCGTCAGCGTGCAGTCGGCACTCTTGGGGCAGGCCGACCTGGCGGTGGGCAACGTGGTCGGCAGCAACATCTTCAACGTGCTCTTCATCTTGGGCCTCTCAGCCCTGGTGACGCCCCTGGTCGTCTCCAGACAGCTCGTGCGCGCCGACGTACCCGTCATGATCGGGGTGTCGCTCTTGCTGCTGGTCCTCGCCTGGAACGGCAGCCTGAGCCGGCTCGAGGGGCTCGTACTCTTCTCGGGCGCCCTTCTCTACACCCTTTTGGCCGTTCGCCAGGGGCGCAAGAGCGGCAACGAGGCGGCTCAGGCCGCCGGGTCCGAAACCAGGACTCCCTGGGCGCTGCCGCGCCAGCTCGCCGCGGTGGTCGGCGGCCTCTTCCTGCTCGTCTTGGGCTCGCGCTGGCTGGTGAGCGGCGCGGTAGCGATCGCGAGCGCCCTGGGCGTGAGCGAGCTCATCATCGGCCTGACGGTGGTGGCGGCGGGCACCTCGCTGCCGGAGGTCGCCACCTCGGTCATCGCCAGCCTCCGCGGCGAGCGCGACATCGCGGTGGGCAACGTGGTCGGCAGCAACATCTTCAACGTTCTCCTGGTCCTGGGGCTGGCCAGCCTGGTGGCGCCGAGCGGCATACCCGTGCCGGCGGCGGTGCTCGCCTTCGACCTACCGATCATGATCGCCACCGCGCTCGCCTGCCTGCCCATCTTCTTCACGGGCTACCGCATCGACCGCTGGGAGGGCGGGCTCTTCTTGGCCTACTATCTGGCCTACATAAGCTATCTCATCATGACCGTCACCGGCCACGCCGCCCTGCCGCTCTTCAGCGCGGCCATGCTCTTTTTCGTCCTGCCGCTCACCTTCCTGACGCTGGCGGTGGTGAGCTGGCGGGCGCTGGGGGCGCGCGACCACTCGAGCCGCTGA
- a CDS encoding amidohydrolase family protein: MKHRLLSAEVVYNGLGTPRANGAVVVQGEGEDAQIVAVDGLERARLNFPDAAEERAGFALSPPPVNAHTHLDLSSTPAFAGSYGDFIRHVIAHGASHRGLEAAKAGAAELEAEGVTVVGDVVAREEVMVWLLQRAKLTGVAYWEVLGPNPGDAERIFAETVEKLRFFRRLERPGGMRVGLAPHAPHTVSAPLLQRLAGLARQEDLPMQIHVAESPAEGDFHARGSGPLMDLMRPSVPDWRPSGLSPLGYLISLGVLAARPTLVHMIHVSEDDIREVQRAGCAVVHCPRSNTALGCGRFPWRLYMKHGAEVALGTDSRASSPSLSVAGEVAAARALHGDEASPRALVRAAVKGGYRALGLRPPRLLRGDPAGGLYLWPE, translated from the coding sequence CTGAAGCACCGCCTGCTCAGCGCCGAGGTGGTCTATAACGGCCTGGGCACCCCCAGGGCCAATGGCGCCGTCGTCGTCCAGGGCGAGGGCGAGGACGCCCAGATCGTCGCGGTAGACGGCTTGGAGCGCGCCAGGCTCAACTTCCCCGACGCCGCCGAGGAGCGCGCCGGCTTCGCCCTCTCACCGCCGCCGGTCAACGCCCACACCCACCTCGACCTGTCGAGCACCCCCGCCTTCGCCGGTTCCTACGGGGACTTTATCCGCCACGTCATCGCGCATGGCGCCAGCCACCGTGGCCTCGAGGCGGCCAAAGCCGGTGCGGCCGAGCTCGAGGCGGAGGGCGTCACCGTCGTCGGTGACGTCGTGGCGCGCGAGGAGGTGATGGTGTGGCTTTTGCAGAGAGCAAAGCTCACGGGCGTCGCCTACTGGGAGGTCCTCGGCCCGAATCCCGGCGACGCCGAGCGCATCTTCGCGGAGACGGTCGAGAAGCTGCGCTTCTTTCGCCGCTTGGAGCGCCCCGGTGGTATGCGCGTCGGCCTCGCGCCGCACGCGCCCCACACCGTCAGCGCGCCGCTCTTGCAGCGCTTGGCGGGGCTGGCGCGGCAAGAAGACCTGCCCATGCAGATCCACGTCGCCGAGAGCCCCGCCGAGGGGGACTTTCACGCTCGCGGCAGCGGCCCCCTGATGGACTTGATGCGCCCCTCCGTGCCGGACTGGCGGCCCTCCGGCCTGAGCCCGCTGGGGTATCTCATCTCGCTCGGCGTCCTGGCGGCGCGGCCCACGCTCGTGCACATGATTCACGTCAGCGAGGACGATATCCGCGAGGTGCAGCGCGCGGGCTGCGCGGTGGTCCACTGCCCGCGCTCGAACACGGCGCTGGGCTGCGGCCGCTTTCCCTGGAGGCTCTACATGAAGCACGGCGCCGAGGTGGCCCTGGGCACCGACTCGAGGGCCTCGAGCCCCAGCCTCTCGGTCGCGGGCGAAGTGGCCGCCGCTCGAGCGTTGCACGGCGACGAGGCCAGCCCGAGGGCGCTGGTGCGTGCCGCCGTCAAAGGGGGCTACCGCGCCCTCGGCCTGAGGCCGCCCCGCCTGCTCCGCGGCGACCCCGCCGGCGGGCTCTACCTCTGGCCGGAGTGA